The following are from one region of the Edwardsiella tarda ATCC 15947 = NBRC 105688 genome:
- the hslO gene encoding Hsp33 family molecular chaperone HslO, translated as MSHHDQLHRYLFENLAVRGELVNAGETYAHILENHDYPAPVQALLGELLVATSLLTATLKFAGNITVQLQGDGPLKLAVINGNHNQEMRGVARLQGEIAADSSLKQMLGNGVMVITITPQEGERYQGVVALEGETLAACLEAYFMQSEQLPTRLFLFTGEAEGKPAAAGMLLQILPTQPNNTDDLNHLALLTATVTPQELFTLPANEVLYRLYNQEQVTLFDPQPIIFRCSCSRERSASALLSLPPQQLDQLLEERGSIDMHCDYCGSHYIFDRIDIDALRAGVADDGDGQIH; from the coding sequence ATGTCCCATCACGACCAATTACATCGCTACCTGTTTGAAAATCTGGCCGTACGCGGCGAGCTGGTCAACGCTGGCGAGACCTATGCCCATATCCTCGAAAATCACGACTATCCGGCCCCGGTACAGGCGCTGCTGGGTGAGCTACTCGTGGCGACCAGCCTCCTGACGGCCACGCTGAAATTTGCGGGTAATATCACCGTCCAACTGCAAGGCGATGGCCCGCTGAAGCTCGCCGTCATTAATGGTAACCATAACCAGGAGATGCGTGGCGTAGCCCGTCTACAAGGGGAGATCGCCGCGGATAGCAGCCTGAAACAGATGCTGGGCAACGGCGTCATGGTGATCACCATTACCCCGCAGGAGGGGGAGCGCTATCAAGGCGTCGTCGCCCTAGAGGGTGAAACGCTGGCCGCCTGCCTGGAAGCCTACTTTATGCAGTCCGAGCAACTGCCGACTCGGCTGTTTCTCTTCACGGGTGAGGCTGAGGGCAAACCGGCTGCCGCCGGTATGCTATTACAGATCCTACCGACACAACCCAATAACACCGATGATCTCAACCATCTGGCACTCCTGACGGCCACCGTGACACCGCAAGAGTTGTTCACCCTACCGGCCAACGAGGTGCTATACCGCCTGTACAACCAGGAGCAAGTTACGTTATTCGACCCGCAACCGATCATCTTCCGTTGCAGTTGCTCCCGTGAGCGAAGCGCCAGCGCATTACTGAGTCTTCCTCCGCAGCAGTTGGATCAATTGCTGGAAGAGCGCGGCAGTATCGATATGCATTGTGACTATTGTGGCAGCCACTATATCTTTGATCGAATCGACATCGATGCCTTACGCGCCGGTGTCGCGGACGATGGTGACG
- the hslR gene encoding ribosome-associated heat shock protein Hsp15 translates to MKESRKTTPDDAGVRLDKWLWAARFYKTRAVAREMIDGGKVHYNGVRGKPSRNVEVGAEIRLRQGNDDRTIIVLALSTQRGGAEQAQRLYQETAQSIAKREALAQARKLNALSMPHPDRRPDKKERRNLLKFKHGQSE, encoded by the coding sequence ATGAAAGAGAGTCGCAAAACCACACCAGATGATGCTGGCGTCCGCCTGGATAAATGGCTATGGGCGGCGCGTTTTTACAAGACTCGGGCCGTCGCTCGCGAGATGATCGACGGCGGGAAAGTGCACTATAACGGCGTACGCGGCAAACCTAGCCGCAACGTTGAGGTGGGGGCGGAGATCCGCCTACGCCAGGGCAACGATGATCGCACCATCATCGTCCTGGCCCTCAGTACACAACGCGGTGGTGCTGAACAGGCTCAGCGACTCTATCAAGAGACCGCGCAGAGCATCGCCAAACGAGAGGCCCTGGCCCAAGCGCGGAAGCTGAATGCCCTCAGCATGCCGCACCCCGATCGTCGCCCCGATAAGAAAGAGCGGCGCAACCTGCTTAAATTTAAACACGGCCAGTCGGAATGA
- the yrfG gene encoding GMP/IMP nucleotidase, which produces MTPTLDWSDIDTVLLDMDGTLIDLAFDNYFWLTLVPQTLSATRGISAQAAQALIQREYQAVAHTLEWYCFDYWSTRLGLDIQRMTLEQRERVRIRPDTLPFLSALRASGRRTILLTNAHPHGLAMKMAQTGLASHLDLLYSTHIFGYPKEDQRLWQAVQQRCAFDPNRTLFVDDAEPILDAARQFGIRYCLGVSNPDSGKAEKHFTRHTALNDYRNLLPAIAADRGGQERRVG; this is translated from the coding sequence ATGACCCCCACCCTCGACTGGAGTGATATCGATACCGTCTTGCTAGACATGGACGGTACCCTGATCGATCTCGCCTTCGATAACTATTTTTGGCTGACGCTGGTGCCACAAACCTTGAGCGCCACACGCGGCATCTCTGCACAGGCGGCTCAGGCATTAATCCAGCGAGAATATCAGGCCGTAGCGCATACTCTGGAATGGTATTGCTTCGACTACTGGAGCACCCGACTCGGCCTGGATATCCAACGCATGACGCTGGAACAACGCGAGCGCGTGCGTATCCGCCCGGATACTCTGCCCTTCCTGTCGGCGTTACGCGCCAGCGGGCGGCGTACCATCCTGCTGACCAACGCGCATCCACATGGATTGGCGATGAAGATGGCGCAGACCGGATTGGCGAGCCACCTTGATTTGCTCTATTCCACCCACATATTTGGCTATCCCAAAGAGGATCAACGTCTGTGGCAGGCGGTACAACAGCGCTGCGCATTCGATCCGAACAGGACGCTGTTTGTTGACGATGCCGAGCCGATACTCGATGCTGCACGCCAATTCGGCATCCGTTACTGTCTGGGCGTCAGTAATCCCGACTCCGGTAAAGCGGAAAAACACTTTACCCGCCATACGGCGCTGAATGATTACCGTAACCTGCTGCCCGCCATCGCTGCCGACAGAGGTGGACAAGAAAGGAGGGTTGGATGA
- a CDS encoding IgaA/UmoB family intracellular growth attenuator, whose product MNASITTLLYLLPTAVIIGYIYWYTIKRASRLSASFPFVKTKQRKLQPAEQQAISAYLHGLDAAAQHADPGLARLHQRLMPQGDRVYAVTHAITRYALAGDTPSQHRYFLDNQEVHLPAFWEQYIAEENSLELIKTASLPLVVAINGHTLAESLDNPRLPQPAQAAASIRRSEGEQVDLYGVRQETLAEHRLQQRGGGYIALPVAIGLLLAAVALVVPSTLMPWLLALAALLLVWGIGCLYRKPSNKQLKEIHLLRGIPKRWGLFGESCTEQLNNVSIGTLDLIYPAHWQPYIHKDLGQLTEIEIYLNRHVVRQGRFLSLNDEATQFPLQPWGRNALFSVAALLGLLLLLTSQSLSVPLKISSAWLHGPQTLSADSVQQLAAMPLQVGDVLDLKGSGMCHVPALYQEGERYPFLPFDCSTIYWGTATPMAEPNSDIIDNAASLQATVNRQLAAQEGDNAVSPALASAIQKSGMILLNDFAAIVLKTDALCGQKNECVRLKNSLVNLSNSKSWSALLKKARSGGLEGINVLMRPASAHQLATIVNNAVSSFYNRETRKAAQLLAVTPPGGFLISSDEKRQWVTHPQPTLSLYEYGPQDQWRELENLSRMLLNTPFRAHGVITDIRSDANGTRHITLHSQPEGLSLWRYLLMPPLLLTLGIVLAVNVTLFVRRWRSARARIPAIQRYYEQCINHKIMPFDPPSHP is encoded by the coding sequence ATGAACGCATCCATCACAACACTCCTGTATCTTCTCCCTACAGCGGTTATTATCGGCTATATCTATTGGTACACAATCAAGAGAGCGTCGCGGTTGTCTGCATCCTTTCCCTTTGTCAAAACCAAGCAGCGTAAACTGCAGCCGGCAGAGCAGCAAGCAATCTCGGCCTACCTACATGGGCTGGATGCCGCCGCCCAGCACGCCGACCCGGGCCTCGCACGGCTACATCAACGCCTGATGCCGCAGGGGGATCGGGTGTACGCCGTCACTCACGCCATCACGCGTTACGCTTTGGCCGGCGACACACCTAGCCAGCATCGTTACTTTCTGGATAACCAGGAAGTCCACCTGCCAGCCTTCTGGGAACAGTACATCGCCGAAGAGAACAGTCTCGAACTGATCAAAACCGCCAGCTTGCCATTGGTCGTCGCCATCAACGGCCATACCCTGGCGGAAAGCCTAGATAACCCACGTCTACCGCAACCGGCGCAAGCGGCCGCCTCAATCCGCCGCAGTGAGGGCGAACAGGTCGATCTATATGGTGTCCGCCAGGAGACCCTGGCGGAACATCGCTTGCAGCAACGCGGCGGCGGCTATATCGCGTTGCCAGTGGCCATAGGCCTGCTCTTGGCGGCCGTCGCGCTCGTCGTTCCATCGACGCTCATGCCGTGGCTACTCGCGCTGGCCGCGCTCTTGCTCGTCTGGGGGATCGGCTGCCTATACCGCAAGCCCAGCAACAAGCAACTTAAAGAGATACACTTATTACGCGGCATTCCCAAACGTTGGGGGCTATTCGGCGAATCTTGCACTGAGCAATTGAACAACGTCTCCATCGGTACGCTAGACCTCATCTACCCGGCACATTGGCAACCTTACATCCACAAGGATCTTGGCCAGCTGACCGAGATTGAAATCTATTTGAATCGTCATGTCGTCCGCCAAGGCCGTTTTCTTTCGCTCAACGATGAAGCCACCCAATTCCCGTTACAACCCTGGGGGCGCAACGCGCTGTTCAGCGTTGCCGCGCTGCTCGGCCTGCTGTTACTGTTGACGAGTCAATCGTTGAGCGTCCCGCTAAAGATCAGCAGCGCTTGGCTACACGGCCCACAAACGCTCTCCGCCGACAGCGTGCAACAGTTGGCGGCCATGCCCTTACAAGTCGGCGATGTGCTGGACCTCAAAGGCTCGGGCATGTGCCATGTGCCAGCGCTCTATCAAGAGGGAGAACGTTATCCTTTCCTCCCCTTCGATTGCAGCACCATCTATTGGGGAACCGCAACCCCGATGGCGGAGCCTAACTCCGATATCATCGATAATGCGGCGTCGCTACAAGCCACCGTTAACCGCCAGCTCGCCGCGCAAGAGGGTGACAACGCGGTCAGCCCGGCGCTGGCCAGTGCGATCCAAAAGTCTGGGATGATCCTACTGAATGACTTCGCCGCAATCGTACTCAAAACCGATGCATTATGCGGCCAAAAGAACGAATGCGTTCGACTGAAGAACTCGCTGGTGAACCTCAGTAACAGTAAGTCGTGGAGTGCGCTGCTCAAGAAGGCACGCAGCGGCGGCCTAGAGGGCATCAACGTCCTGATGCGTCCGGCGAGCGCTCACCAGCTTGCGACAATCGTCAACAACGCCGTCTCCTCTTTCTACAACCGTGAGACCCGTAAGGCGGCGCAGTTACTCGCCGTAACACCGCCTGGCGGCTTCCTGATCAGCAGCGATGAAAAACGTCAGTGGGTTACCCACCCACAGCCGACCCTCTCACTGTATGAGTATGGTCCGCAAGATCAGTGGCGCGAGCTGGAAAACCTGTCGCGCATGTTACTGAATACGCCCTTCCGCGCACACGGCGTGATCACCGATATCCGCAGTGATGCCAATGGTACGCGCCATATCACCCTGCACAGCCAACCCGAGGGTTTAAGCCTCTGGCGTTATCTGCTCATGCCGCCGCTGCTCTTAACGCTAGGTATCGTCCTGGCGGTCAACGTTACCCTTTTCGTGCGTCGCTGGCGCAGTGCCCGGGCGCGTATTCCGGCGATCCAACGCTACTACGAACAGTGCATCAATCATAAGATTATGCCGTTCGATCCGCCCTCACACCCTTAA
- the nudE gene encoding ADP compounds hydrolase NudE translates to MDSSTKKPRILGVETVAHSRLFNVESVDLEFSNGERRVYERMRPSGREAVMILPILGEDLLLIREYAVGIEEYELGFPKGLIDPGERVFQAANRELMEEAGFGAQQFTLLHKLTMAPSYFSSQMNVVVAEELFAKRLQGDEPEEMPVIRWPLARMMELLQQPDFHEARNVSALFLLREYLQRGAA, encoded by the coding sequence ATGGATAGTTCCACAAAGAAACCCAGGATCCTGGGTGTTGAGACGGTGGCGCACTCACGCTTGTTTAATGTGGAGTCCGTCGATCTAGAGTTTAGTAATGGCGAACGTCGTGTCTATGAGCGTATGCGTCCCTCGGGGCGTGAGGCGGTGATGATCCTGCCGATATTAGGCGAGGATCTGTTGCTGATCCGCGAATATGCGGTGGGCATTGAAGAGTACGAGTTGGGCTTCCCTAAGGGGTTGATCGATCCGGGTGAGCGAGTCTTCCAGGCGGCAAACCGCGAGCTGATGGAGGAAGCGGGCTTCGGGGCGCAGCAGTTTACCTTGTTGCATAAACTCACCATGGCTCCTTCCTACTTTTCTAGCCAGATGAATGTGGTGGTGGCCGAGGAGTTATTCGCGAAACGGTTACAAGGGGATGAGCCAGAAGAGATGCCGGTGATTCGCTGGCCTTTGGCGCGGATGATGGAGCTGTTACAGCAGCCTGACTTCCATGAGGCGCGTAATGTCAGCGCACTGTTCCTGTTGCGCGAGTATTTGCAGCGTGGTGCGGCCTAG